CGGTCGTAGTGACAGAGCGCGGGGACATCGGTGTCGTCTTCGTCGTCGATGCCGTCGACGCCGGAGCCGACGCTGACGACGTCGTCGTCGACGGCCTCCATCGCCTCGATGACCGTCGAGCCCGGCGGGACGGTCACCCGCTCGCCGCCGACCGTCAGGGTCGTCAGCTCGTCGCCGCGGGTGCCGGCCTCGGGATCGTTCGCGGTCCCGGTCTCGAACTCGGCCGTAACCGGCGTCTCCGCTCGCGGGTCGCTGAGATCCGGAACGCCCGGAAGCGCCTCGTTCGCGTTCGTGTCTGTCTTCGCGTCGGTGTTCAGGTTCGTACTCATAGGTTCTCGGTACAGGTGCCGCTGGGACAGCGGCCGTCGGTGTGCGCGCGGAACTCCGGTTCGAACGCGTCCATCGCCGTGAGCACCGGCCGCGGCGCGCGGGCGCCGATCCGGCAGTTGCTCGTACGCGACATGACGCGTCCGAGCTCGCGGATCGCGTCGCTCTCGAGCGAGCCGTCGTAGACGGCCCGCAGGAGTTCCGTCAGCTGTTTCGTTCCCTCGCGGCCGGGGACGCACCGGCCGCTGTTCTCGGTGGCGGCGAACCGCGCCCGCTCGCCGGCGGTCGCGACCGCACACCGCTGGTCGTTCAGCAGTTCGATCGCGCCCTCCGTCCCGAGGTCGGCCGCGGTCAGCGCGTCGGCCGTCGCGGGCACGTCCAGCGACTCGGTGAGTCCACCGAGGACGCCGCCGACGCAGGCCATCTTGAACGAGCCCTCGAGGTCGACGACCTCGCGGGCCACCTTGAGGGCGTCCTCGGGCCCGAGTTCGACGGTCGCCGGCGACGCCACGTCGCCGGTGACGGTGAACAGGCGGGTCCCGGGGTCGCGGCCGGTCTCGTCGGCGGTGGACGCGCCGTCCGTCTCGTCCGTCAGCAGTCGCCGCACCTGCAGCACCGTCCGGACGGAGTGGATCGCCGTCGGGCGGCCGTATAACCCGTGGACCGCCGGCGACGGCGGCTGTCGCCGCGGTTCGATTCGGTCGTTGCCCTCGAGGGCCTCGAGCGCCGCGGTCGGCGCGCCGGCGCGGTACTCGTCGGGTCCGGCGACCAGTTGCGGGACGACGGGAAGCACGTCGTCAGCAGCGTCGATGGCGGCCGTCAGGTGGCGGTGGAGGGCGGCGTCGGTCTCGTCGACGAACAGCACCGCGTCCTCGGCGCCGACGTGTTCGGCGATCGACGCGAGTCCGTCGAGGACGGCGATCGGCGCGGCCGCGAGCAGCGTCCGGTCGACGTGCTGGCGGTCGTCGGCGTCGTTGGCGTTGACGACGACGATCGGATCGCCGTCGGTTTCGCGGACCGTCGCCCACGTCTCGCCGACGTTCTCGTTCGCGGTCGCGTCTCCGCGACCGCGGCCGAGCAGTCCGGCGTCGCCGACGTCCCCCGCGTCCCGGTCGGTCGAGACGAGGTCGTAGTCCTCGGGGACCAGCGGATTCACCCACCCGCACGGGCCGAGGACGTCGCGGCGGCCGACGGACAGCGGGCCGCGCTCGGGGGCGGGAAGCGACCCCGTTTCCGGGTCGTGTTCGACGACCGCGGTGGCCTCGTCTGGCAGGAGATCGCCGTCCTCGAGGGCGGCGACGACGTCTGCGACCGTCGATCGGTCCGGATCGGGGTGGAACGCCGTCCGGCCGTCGACAGTGGCGAGCACCAGCGGCTCGACCGCATCGATTCCGGTCGGTCCGGTCCGGACGACCGGAACGGCGTCGGCTGTACTACGGGCCGTCTCGTACGCGGTCTCGCGGTCGCCGGTCGGGTCGGTCGCGACCCGGAGGACCGTCGATCGCTCGACCGCGCGCGTATCAGTCATCGGTACCATTTCTCGTTCGAGTCATTTCAGTTTCCGTATTCACGAAGGCCACAACGCGGCCGTCGCAGCCGCGTCTGCGGTGGTATCGCAGCGATCGTATCGGGGTAGCTCGCGATTCCGTTCGTCGCCGCTCGACGGACGAGGTCGTCTCCGCTTGGACCCCGCGTCGCTCGCGGCGTCAGTCCATCGACGGCTGTGCGGCGCTCCCCTCCTTTCGTTCCGCTTTGATGCTCTCGATGTCGAAGCGCAGGAGCGCCATGCAGCCGAGGCCGACGAGGAGCGTGGCGGCGACGATATAGAACGACAGCGAGTAGCTCCCGGTCTGCTCGACGATCTTGGAGACGAGCGTCGGTCCGGCGACGCCGGCGAGCGCCCACGCGGTGAGCGAGTAGCCGTGAATCGCGCCGAGTTCCTTCGTTCCGAACAGGTCGCCTAGATACGCGGGGAGGCAGGCGAAGCCGCCGCCGTAGCAGGTGACGATGGCGAACATGAACGCGGCAAAGACCCAGACGTTGGAGATGTTCGGCATCAGCGCGAACGCCACGATCTGAACGGCGAAGAACGTCGCGTAGGTCGTCGTCCGCCCGAGGTAGTCCGAGACGCTCGCCCAGCCGATGCGGCCGGCACCGTTGAACACGCCGATGACGCCGACGATGGAGGCGGCCAGCGCGGCCGACGCGCCGGTGATCTCCTGGGTCATGTTCGAGGCGACCGACAGGAGCATGATCCCGGCGGAGATATTGATGAACAGCGCCGTCCAGACGAGCCAGAAACGCTTGGTCTTGATCGCTTCGTTGGCCGTGAGCTGTGCCAGGTCGCTCGAGACGGTGACGCCCTTGCTGTTGGTGTCCTCGAGTTCGTCGGGATCCATCCCCTCGGGAACCCAGTTAGCGGGAGGTTTAGCGAGGTAGTTCGCACCGAGGGCCATCGCGAGGAAGTAGCCCGTCCCGAGGACGTAGAAGTTCATCGGGATGGAAAGGGACGTCATCAGCTCCTGTGCGACCGGGCCGGTGATGAGCGCACCGGCACCGAAGCCCATGACCGCCATCCCGGTGGCCATGCCGCGGCGATCCGGGAACCACTCGACGAGCGTCGAGACGGGGGAAATGTAGCCGAGACCGAGTCCGGCACCGCCGAGGACGCCGTAGGTCGCGAGGAAGCCGACGTAACTCCCGGCCTGAATCGCGACGCCGGCGAGGATCGTCCCCCCGCCGAACAACACCGCCGCGGTGAGTCCGGATAGCCGCGGACCGTACTTCTCGACGTATTTGCCGAGGAACGCCGCCGAGATACCGAGGACGAAGATGGCGACGGTAAAGGCGAAGGTAACGTCGGAGATGCTCCACCCGTGGAGTTCCTGGAGTGGATTCTGATAGACACTGTACGCGTATATCGAACCGATCGACAGGTGGATCGCGACGGCGGAGAGCGCGATCACCCATCGATTCTTCTCTGTGTCTGCCCCTGACATACACTACCGTAATACGACGGGTCATTTTTAATAGTTTATAAACGATTAGCCTAAAGGATTAGATTATCACAGATATACGCACCAATTAAACTATCTAGCATTCATCGTCGGAGAATTCTGTCTCTCGGTTTTCAATTACGGCCGGGTATCGGCCGTACCGAGCGACCGCGCGGAGCGGCCCGCGATACTCGCGTTCGCCGATCGGGCTGACGCCGCTCGAGTCGCGGGCCGCGGACCGTTCCGATTTAGTCCCTCGAGAACGGCGTTCGTGATATGACGAACCCCCAGTTCGAGGAAGTCAAGACGGAAGCGGCCGCAGCGATCACGGGCGACGAGGCGGAGCTCCGTTCGGTGTACGCCGGGCTCGTCCACGAGGACGGGCGCCACGAGTACTACTTCGGCAACGACACCGAGGAGGCGTCCGAACTCCGCGAGGCCGCGGCGATCCAGCTGGGGATGCTGACCCGCGTCCTCGCCGACCGCTCCGACAGCTCCGTCGACGAGATCGCGGAACTCGCCGCCGAGCGCGCCGAGGAAATGGAACTGCGGTGAGCCGACGCGGACAGCGTCGCGACGCCTCGACGTAACGATCGTGACACGGAGTAGACACCGACGAAGGCGGTGATAACGCTTTTTCCGATCCGCGACGTTCCGTGTCGTAGTGACTCCCGATACGCCGGACCGTCTCCTCCGCGTCGATCTCTCGACGAGAACGGTCGAGAGCGTTCCCGTCCCGGAGGCGTGGCTCCGCCGGTACGTCGGCGGGAAGGGGCTGGGCGCCCGGTACCTCTACGAGGAACTCGAGGCCGGCGTCGATCCGCTCGGTCCGTCGAACGCCCTGCTCTTCATGCTCGGACCGCTCTCGGGACGCCTGCCCGGCGAGTCGCGGTACGCCGCCGTCACGAAGTCGCCGCTGACCGGCGGGTTCCTCGACTCCTACGCGGGCGGCTCGTTCCCGGACGCGCTCGTCGGCGCGCTCGGGCCCAACGCGGGGCTGCTCGTCACCGGCCAAGCGGACGAACCCGTCCGCGTCGTCATCGAGGACGGTGCGGCGACCGTCGAACCGACGGACGCGTGGGGTGAGGACACCGTCGAAACAGCGGCGGCTCATCCCGACGCGTCGGTGGCCTGCATCGGCCCGGCGGGCGAACGGGAGGTCGCCTACGCGACGATCGCCTCCGACGAGGGCGACCATCACGCGGGCCGGGGCGGCGCCGGTGCCGTGATGGGATCGAAGCGCCTGAAGGCCGTCGTCGCAAGGGGCGAACCGCCCGACCTCGAGGACGAGCGACTGACGGCCCTGCGCGAGGCCGCCGCCGAGCGGTACCGCGACGACGAGACCGGCCGCTGGCTGCGAGCGAGTGAGACGGTCGAGAGCGTCGACTTCGCCAACGAGGTCGGCGCGCTCTCGACCCGCGGCTGGGCGGACGGCCGGTTCGAGGACGCCGACTCGATCGGCGTCGGCGCGGTCAGGGAGCGGGCGACCGGGCGGGAGAACGAGAGCGCAGACGCCGACACCGACGACCCGGGCGGCTTCCGCGTCGAGACCGATGAGGGCGACTACGTCCCGCGCGGAGCCGCGTCGATGTCGCTGGGGGCCGGCCTCGGCATCGACGAGTTCGACGCCGTCGCACAACTGGGCCAGACCTGCGACCGGCTCGGCGTGGACCTCATCAGCGCCGGCAGCGCCATCGCGTGGGCGGT
Above is a genomic segment from Haloterrigena salifodinae containing:
- a CDS encoding NADH-ubiquinone oxidoreductase-F iron-sulfur binding region domain-containing protein; the protein is MTDTRAVERSTVLRVATDPTGDRETAYETARSTADAVPVVRTGPTGIDAVEPLVLATVDGRTAFHPDPDRSTVADVVAALEDGDLLPDEATAVVEHDPETGSLPAPERGPLSVGRRDVLGPCGWVNPLVPEDYDLVSTDRDAGDVGDAGLLGRGRGDATANENVGETWATVRETDGDPIVVVNANDADDRQHVDRTLLAAAPIAVLDGLASIAEHVGAEDAVLFVDETDAALHRHLTAAIDAADDVLPVVPQLVAGPDEYRAGAPTAALEALEGNDRIEPRRQPPSPAVHGLYGRPTAIHSVRTVLQVRRLLTDETDGASTADETGRDPGTRLFTVTGDVASPATVELGPEDALKVAREVVDLEGSFKMACVGGVLGGLTESLDVPATADALTAADLGTEGAIELLNDQRCAVATAGERARFAATENSGRCVPGREGTKQLTELLRAVYDGSLESDAIRELGRVMSRTSNCRIGARAPRPVLTAMDAFEPEFRAHTDGRCPSGTCTENL
- a CDS encoding aldehyde ferredoxin oxidoreductase family protein — protein: MTPDTPDRLLRVDLSTRTVESVPVPEAWLRRYVGGKGLGARYLYEELEAGVDPLGPSNALLFMLGPLSGRLPGESRYAAVTKSPLTGGFLDSYAGGSFPDALVGALGPNAGLLVTGQADEPVRVVIEDGAATVEPTDAWGEDTVETAAAHPDASVACIGPAGEREVAYATIASDEGDHHAGRGGAGAVMGSKRLKAVVARGEPPDLEDERLTALREAAAERYRDDETGRWLRASETVESVDFANEVGALSTRGWADGRFEDADSIGVGAVRERATGRENESADADTDDPGGFRVETDEGDYVPRGAASMSLGAGLGIDEFDAVAQLGQTCDRLGVDLISAGSAIAWAVKAADAALLERSFDFGDPDGARRLLEEIATRETPLGDALADGVDAAAERFGGDDLVPTIKAMELPAYDPRGAQSMALAYATSDRGACHRRARPIEREVFDGEWSPEHTAETVVAEQDRRSILWCLIVDDFVGEAFDDLGAAWLDVVGLEPLGDLATVGERVWNLTRLFNVREGVTRSDDALPSPLREPLESGPNAGEAVDRERFEATLDRYYRKRGWGPDGRPTRATVERLDLAEAVNDDSLLASSTSSVPEE
- a CDS encoding L-lactate MFS transporter, with the translated sequence MSGADTEKNRWVIALSAVAIHLSIGSIYAYSVYQNPLQELHGWSISDVTFAFTVAIFVLGISAAFLGKYVEKYGPRLSGLTAAVLFGGGTILAGVAIQAGSYVGFLATYGVLGGAGLGLGYISPVSTLVEWFPDRRGMATGMAVMGFGAGALITGPVAQELMTSLSIPMNFYVLGTGYFLAMALGANYLAKPPANWVPEGMDPDELEDTNSKGVTVSSDLAQLTANEAIKTKRFWLVWTALFINISAGIMLLSVASNMTQEITGASAALAASIVGVIGVFNGAGRIGWASVSDYLGRTTTYATFFAVQIVAFALMPNISNVWVFAAFMFAIVTCYGGGFACLPAYLGDLFGTKELGAIHGYSLTAWALAGVAGPTLVSKIVEQTGSYSLSFYIVAATLLVGLGCMALLRFDIESIKAERKEGSAAQPSMD